A single window of Solanum dulcamara chromosome 5, daSolDulc1.2, whole genome shotgun sequence DNA harbors:
- the LOC129888977 gene encoding shewanella-like protein phosphatase 2, whose translation MESQANLTCQNLPTIFSSFVDTFVDFSVSGGLFLPPPITPKPQNPLQTIFPSPTRLIAIGDLHGDFQKSKESFKLAGLIDDHDKWCGGFTTVVQIGDVLDRGGEELKILYFLEKLKREAAKVNGNLITMNGNHEIMNVDGDFRYVTKEGLKEFQDWAMWYCVGNDMKKLCNGLGEKGCVKDLFEGIPFEFRGVKPEYFDGIRIRIAALRPKGPISERFLSRNQTVVVVGDSVFVHGGLLPKHVDYGFENVNEEVRDWICGLKGRVSRDLVRGKDSIVWLRKFSNELAKDCDCSTLEHVLATIPGAKRMIMGHTIQESGINGVCNNQAIRIDVGMSKGCTNGLPEVLEIDRDKGLRILTSNPLYQNGKEASLDAKPKDGLGFLLPELGPKQVEVKA comes from the coding sequence ATGGAGTCACAAGCCAATCTAACATGTCAAAATCTCCCTACCATCTTCTCCTCTTTCGTCGATACATTCGTCGATTTCTCTGTCAGTGGTGGCCTTTTCTTACCGCCGCCAATAACCCCAAAACCCCAAAATCCATTACAAACAATCTTCCCTTCTCCTACCCGTTTAATTGCTATAGGTGATCTCCatggtgattttcaaaaatcgAAAGAATCCTTCAAACTTGCTGGATTAATTGATGACCATGATAAATGGTGTGGTGGGTTCACTACAGTTGTACAAATAGGTGATGTGTTAGACCGTGGTGGAGAAGAGTTGAagattctttattttcttgaaaaattgaaaaGGGAAGCTGCAAAGGTAAATGGCAATTTAATTACTATGAATGGTAATCATGAAATTATGAATGTTGATGGTGATTTTAGGTATGTTACTAAAGAGGGTCTTAAAGAATTTCAAGATTGGGCTATGTGGTACTGTGTAGGGAATGATATGAAAAAGTTATGTAATGGGTTGGGAGAAAAAGGGTGTGTTAAAGATCTATTCGAGGGAATACCCTTTGAATTTCGCGGTGTTAAACCGGAGTATTTTGATGGGATTAGAATCCGTATTGCAGCATTAAGGCCAAAGGGGCCTATTTCGGAAAGGTTTTTATCGAGGAATCAAACGGTTGTTGTGGTTGGTGATTCAGTGTTTGTACATGGTGGGCTTTTGCCTAAACATGTGGATTATGGATTCGAGAATGTGAATGAGGAAGTGAGGGATTGGATTTGTGGGTTGAAGGGAAGAGTTTCAAGGGATTTGGTGAGGGGAAAGGATTCTATTGTTTGGTTGAggaagttttcgaatgagttagCGAAGGATTGTGATTGTTCTACTCTTGAACATGTGCTTGCTACTATTCCTGGAGCGAAGAGAATGATAATGGGACATACAATTCAAGAAAGTGGGATAAATGGAGTTTGTAATAACCAAGCCATAAGGATTGATGTAGGAATGTCAAAGGGATGTACTAATGGATTGCCGGAGGTTTTGGAGATTGATAGGGATAAAGGGTTGAGAATTTTGACATCGAATCCTTTGTATCAAAATGGAAAGGAAGCTTCTTTGGATGCTAAACCTAAGGATGGTCTTGGTTTCCTGCTCCCTGAACTAGGACCAAAGCAAGTCGAGGTGAAGGCATAA
- the LOC129888978 gene encoding uncharacterized protein LOC129888978: MDDTAAVEERIVTERIRQKLNEVNTAAQTQLSGVQDHVHFTLQQAYFRCAYECFDRRKKQEEIDNCVEYCSVPVLKAQNFIESEMANFQEKMNRSLMVCQDKFETVKLQKNKSDAIKDMESCVDESVQDSIKTLPHLVGKFKVSLGITD; the protein is encoded by the exons ATGGATGACACTGCTGCAGTTGAAGAGAGAATTGTGACAGAAAGAATAAGGCAGAAACTCAACGAAGTGAATACAGCCGCCCAAACACAACTCTCCGGCGTTCAAGATCATGTCCATTTCACCCTTCAG CAAGCCTACTTCAGATGTGCGTATGAGTGCTTTGATAGAAGGAAAAAACAAGAGGAGATAGACAACTGTGTGGAGTATTGCAGTGTTCCTGTTCTTAAAGCTCAGAATTTTATTGAGAGTGAAATGGCCAATTTTCag GAAAAGATGAACAGGTCTCTAATGGTCTGCCAGGACAAGTTTGAGACCGTTAAACTCCAGAAGAACAAAAGTGATGCCATAAAGGATATGGAATCATGCGTAGACGAGTCAGTTCAAGACAGCATCAAGACATTACCACATCTGGTTGGTAAATTCAAAGTTTCCCTTGGAATTACTGATTAG